A genomic window from Anguilla rostrata isolate EN2019 chromosome 14, ASM1855537v3, whole genome shotgun sequence includes:
- the spra gene encoding sepiapterin reductase a — protein sequence MESHGISHPIDPSSKGLGRALCVITGASKGFGRCLAKQIAGLVKPGSVLLLVARSGDKLKELQAELAASDAGKKGLVIRCVTADLAQKGAVEETVKAAKQTSHLDIDRLLLINNAASLGDVSRFAVSFTDPEEINSYLAFNVSSALSLTAALLDAFPKRSGLLRCVVNVSSLCALQPFPSWVLYCTGKAARDMMFRVLAEEEPELRVLNYAPGPLDTDMHVEARTKSGDGALQSSLTAMHAEGRVLTCQESGAKLLKLLLEDGFTSGTHIDVYDV from the exons ATGGAATCGCACGGAATTTCGCACCCGATTGATCCATCCTCGAAGGGTCTCGGGCGAGCGCTCTGCGTTATCACCGGAGCCTCGAAAGGCTTCGGCCGATGCCTGGCGAAGCAAATAGCCGGATTGGTCAAACCTGGGTCAGTGCTACTGCTGGTGGCAAGATCGGGGGATAAATTGAAGGAACTGCAAGCAGAGCTGGCCGCTTCGGACGCTGGTAAGAAAGGGTTGGTGATACGCTGCGTGACCGCGGACCTCGCGCAGAAAGGAGCTGTGGAAGAGACCGTGAAGGCGGCGAAACAGACAAGTCACTTGGACATAGATCGCCTGCTTCTAATAAACAATGCAG CCTCCCTCGGGGACGTGTCTCGCTTTGCCGTCAGCTTCACAGACCCAGAGGAGATTAACTCCTACCTGGCCTTCAACGTCAGCTCCGCTCTCAGTCTCACAGCGGCGCTGTTGGACGCTTTCCCCAAGCGGTCGGGGCTGCTGCGCTGCGTGGTTAACGTGAGCTCGCTGTGCGCCCTGCAGCCCTTTCCGTCCTGGGTGCTCTACTGCACCGGAAAGGCCGCGCGGGACATGATGTTCAGAGTGCTGGCCGAGGAGGAGCCCGAACTGCGCGTGCTCAACTACGCGCCGG GTCCGTTGGACACCGACATGCACGTGGAGGCCCGTACGAAGTCGGGTGACGGGGCGCTGCAGAGCTCCTTAACCGCCATGCACGCTGAGGGACGGGTGCTCACCTGCCAGGAGTCCGGGGCCAAACTGCTcaagctgctgctggaggacgGCTTCACGTCCGGCACCCACATCGACGTCTACGACGTGTAG
- the ddrgk1 gene encoding DDRGK domain-containing protein 1 has protein sequence MDVVLYAVAAAILLLLIVFAVKVRGQAEQADGEHRQDVVARAAARPRVAEERGAGMPRRRGIRGMEHRRTHRDDSDQEDLNVDEEHEEAELQFQAAGKVGAKKQRKMEEKQARRVQREAELEEREERKRAQELREEERRKEEAQERLQEKRQEEEEQRVKEEQEKKEEEEYLRLKESFVIEEQGVTEELTEQESHSLLQEFIQYVKDSKVVLLEDLASHFGLRTQDAISRLQDLMADGSLTGVIDDRGKFIFITPEELSAVANFIRQRGRVSISELAQASNSLINLTPEIRNSA, from the exons ATGGACGTGGTGTTGTACGCAGTTGCTGCTGCAATTCTCCTCCTGCTGATCGTGTTTGCGGTGAAAGTACGGGGACAGGCGGAACAAG ctGATGGTGAGCACAGGCAGGATGTGGTGGCCCGAGCCGCAGCACGCCCCCGGGTGGCGGAGGAGCGCGGCGCAGGCATGCCGAGACGCAGGGGGATCAGAGGGATGGAGCACAGACGCACCCACAGGGACGACTCTGACCAGG AGGACCTGAATGTGGATGAGGAACatgaggaggcggagcttcagTTCCAGGCAGCAGGGAAAGTGGGAGCCAAGAAGCagaggaagatggaggagaagcAGGCCAGGAGAGTGCAGAGAGAG gcggagctggaggagcgagaggagaggaagagagctcaggagctgagggaggaggagagaagaaaggaggagGCGCAAGAGAGGCTCCAGGAAAAGAGACAG gaggaagaggagcaacgggtgaaggaggagcaggagaagaaggaggaggaggagtactTGCGGCTGAAGGAGTCCTTCGTCATCGAGGAGCAGGGAGTCACCGAGGAGCTGACGGAGcaggag tCTCACAGTCTCCTTCAGGAGTTCATTCAGTATGTGAAG GACTCCAAGGTGGTTCTGCTGGAGGATCTGGCATCCCACTTCGGATTGCGCACACAG GATGCCATCTCCAGATTGCAGGATCTAATGGCTGATGGTTCGCTCACAG GCGTGATCGATGACAGGGGGAAGTTCATCTTCATCACGCCAGAGGAGCTGAGCGCTGTGGCGAACTTCATcaggcagagaggaagagtgtcCATCAGTGAGCTGGCCCAGGCTAGCAACTCCCTCATAAACCTGACCCCTGAGATCCGCAACTCAGCCTGA
- the LOC135238929 gene encoding putative nuclease HARBI1, with protein MACPFLENPVDIGARIIRQALQRERVIRPRNDIFAQEACLHERYRFSKQSIVYINNLLKPYISSVTHRGFALTSLETLCIALRFYANGSFLYSIGDAEHISKATVCRCIRRVSLALKRFLHVFVVFPGHKTVRNIKEEFYKIAGFPRVIGSIDTTQIPIKAPSVNEGHYLNKKSFHSINVQIICDASHLISNVEAKWPGSVDKSRIFQESTLFHMCERGEFDGVLLGDRGYPCLRFLMTPYPAHEAGSQQARFNEAHRRTRAGVGTTIAILKARFQCLRGLRVSPERACDIIVACAVLHNLAIMRGERLPTIEAPAAEDDDPIHRIQDDPEGKRIRDSISQGEWQCPLGGTVSQ; from the exons ATGGCATGTCCCTTCTTGGAAAACCCTGTAGACATTGGTGCGCGAATCATTCGCCAGGCTTTACAGCGCGAAAGAGTAATTCGACCGCGAAACGATATTTTCGCTCAAGAAGCGTGTCTTCATGAACGTTATCGTTTTTCTAAGCAATCGATCGTTTATATCAATAATCTTCTAAAGCCTTACATCTCCAGTGTTACTCATCGTGGCTTTGCGCTCACATCGCTCGAAACCCTATGCATTGCCCTGCGTTTTTATGCCAACGGGAGCTTTTTATATAGTATTGGAGATGCGGAGCATATCAGCAAGGCAACTGTGTGTCGGTGCATTCGAAGAGTCTCTCTCGCTTTGAAGCGATTTCTGCACGTTTTCGTTGTGTTTCCTGGACACAAAACCGTAAGAAACATCAAAGAGGAATTCTACAAAATCGCAG GATTTCCGCGTGTAATTGGGAGTATCGATACCACTCAGATTCCCATTAAAGCTCCGTCTGTTAATGAAGGACACTATCTCAACAAGAAATCTTTCCACAGCATAAATGTGCAG ATCATTTGCGATGCCAGCCACCTCATCAGCAATGTGGAAGCCAAATGGCCGGGCTCTGTCGAcaagtcaaggattttccaggAGTCCACCTTGTTTCACATGTGTGAACGAG GAGAGTTTGACGGCGTCCTCCTTGGGGACAGAGGCTACCCCTGCCTGCGCTTTCTGATGACGCCCTACCCGGCACATGAGGCTGGATCACAACAAGCCCGCTTCAACGAGGCCCACCGCAGGACGCGAGCTGGCGTCGGGACGACGATCGCGATCCTCAAGGCGCGGTTCCAGTGCCTGCGCGGGCTCAGGGTGTCGCCGGAGCGGGCGTGTGACATAATCGTGGCGTGTGCTGTGCTACACAACCTGGCAATTATGAGGGGAGAGAGGTTGCCCACGATAGAGGCACCAGCAGCCGAGGACGATGATCCCATCCACCGCATTCAAGATGACCCAGAGGGCAAGCGTATAAGGGACAGTATCAGCCAGGGGGAGTGGCAATGCCCACTTGGAGGGACGGTGTctcagtga
- the LOC135239080 gene encoding uncharacterized protein LOC135239080 has product MALSLSPAAVCQCFTLVSLCTSVADPNWIQISNSSDPNSRQLIYGVAFTLHAAQNLTDTAPLGGVNGWGMSLLYALAGVCYSGILLSSSSFLFDFLGGSRTHPRLVAALHVSAAVLCLGTIGVCGACFCVIVHNLRKGLIGRFWDGGVSGPGGAGLQPYPGESFYIAVLALLFSGVAAGLSLSGTSQPTPGGDYVPIGSGDSDSEPPPAREPGEELGEVFPE; this is encoded by the exons ATGGCCCTCAGCCTGTCCCCTGCGGCCGTCTGCCAGTGCTTCACCCTGGTGTCCCTCTGCACCTCCGTGGCCGACCCAAACTGGATCCAAATCAGCAACAGCAGCGATCCCAACAGCAGACAGCTTATCTACGGAGTGGCCTTCACCCTGCATGCTGCACAGAATCTCACTGACACAG CGCCCCTTGGTGGAGTGAACGGGTGGGGCATGTCGCTCCTGTACGCGCTGGCCGGCGTGTGCTACAGCGGCATCCTGCTCTCCAGCTCTTCCTTCCTGTTTGACTTCCTGGGTGGCAGCAGGACCCACCCCCGCCTCGTCGCCGCGCTGCACGTCTCTGCAG CGGTGTTGTGCTTGGGAACCATCGGCGTGTGCGGCGCCTGCTTCTGTGTGATAGTCCACAACCTGAGGAAGGGCCTGATTGGTCGGTTCTGGGATGGGGGTGTGTCtgggcctgggggggcggggctacagccCTACCCCGGGGAGAGCTTCTACATCGCGGTCCTGGCCCTGCTCTTCTCCGGCGTGGCCGCGGGCCTCAGCCTGAGCGGGACGTCCCAGCCGACGCCGGGCGGCGACTACGTGCCCATCGGGTCGGGGGACAGCGATTCGGAGCCGCCGCCCGCCAGGGAGCCGGGCGAGGAGTTGGGGGAGGTGTTTCCTGAGTGA